The Deltaproteobacteria bacterium genome segment TGGCCTCGAACCCGCGACGAGCGGCCTGGACCGCCTGTTCGGGGTCGGCGTAGACGCCGAGCGTGCCGCGCGGGATGTCCACCGCACCGCCGGCTCCGCGCACCGGCGGGCCGGCGGCCGGCGCGGGCAGCGCGCCGGACTGCGCGAGTCGCTCGACGACGCGAGCGACGATCTCCTCGATGCGGCGTTCGTCGATGGGCAGGGCCACGCGCGCCTCCCTCAGTCGCTCGCTTTGCGATAGCGGGTCTCGCCGTGCGCTTCGACGAGATCCACGATCGCCATAATCGTCGCGTCGACGGGCCGGTTGTTGGTCAGCTCGGTCTGGCGCGCCGAACTGCCCGACGCATAGAGGACGACCTCACCGATGCCGGCGCCGACCGCGTCCGCCGCGACGACGGCCGGCGCGCCGGGGGCCACCCGGCCGTCGAAGTCGCACCCCTGTACGAGCAGGAGCTTCAGCCCCTCGACGGCGGGCTCCTTGCGCGAC includes the following:
- a CDS encoding ethanolamine utilization protein EutN translates to MVLGKVVGTVVSSRKEPAVEGLKLLLVQGCDFDGRVAPGAPAVVAADAVGAGIGEVVLYASGSSARQTELTNNRPVDATIMAIVDLVEAHGETRYRKASD